In Fusobacteria bacterium ZRK30, the DNA window TAGCTGATAGAGTAGTAGTTATGTACAGGGGAAAGGTTATGGAGGTAGCTACAATCGATGATCTATTTGACAACCCTATCCATCCATATACGGTGGGACTGATGAATTCTATGCCAAGTATAGATACTGATAGTGAGGAATTATATTCAATGCCGGAAAAAATCGGACACCCTATAGTAATAGATCGAGATGGGAACTATGAAATTACAGATGAAATTTATTATGAGGATGAGACCCAGATGATAACATTAGAAAATAGAGAGCTGAGAGTTCATCTAAAAAAAGAGGTTGATTAATGAATGAGAATTTAGGATTAAACTTAATAGAAGTACAGGATTTAAAAAAATACTATCCAATAAAAAAAGGTGTATTGAGAAGAACAGTAGATCATGTAAAAGCTGTGGATGGAGTAACTTTTGATATAAAAAAAGGGGAAACCTTAGGACTTGTAGGAGAATCTGGGTGTGGAAAATCTACCCTTGGAAGAACCTTGATGAACTTATATGAAAAAAGTGGCGGGGAAGTTTTTTATGGAGGCACTAATATCCATGACGCAGATAAGAAAAAGATGAATGAACTGAGAAAGGAGATGCAGATAATATTTCAGGATCCTTATTCCTCGTTAAATCCAAGACTCACTGTAGAGCAAACCATTGGAGAAGCAGTCAGGTTTCATAAGATGAAGAAAAAAGATGAATTATATGACCATGTCAGGGAAACAGCCAGCAGATGCGGTGTAGATCCCGATCATTTGACCAGGTATCCCCATGAATTTAGTGGTGGGCAGCGGCAAAGGATAGGAATAGCCAGAGCATTAGCTCTAAATCCTAAATTTATTGTCTGTGATGAGTCTGTATCAGCTCTGGATGTTTCGGTACAGGCAAAGGTAATAAATTTGTTGAAGGATCTGCAAAAAGAGGAGGAACTTACATATCTTTTTATAACCCACGATCTGTCAGTTGTAAAACATATATCTGACAGGATAGCGGTAATGTATTTTGGAAGGATAGTAGAGTTGGCAGAAACAAATAAATTATTTGAATCACCTGTTCACTTTTATACTAAAAAACTATTATCTGCAATACCGAAGTCCCACCCGAGAAAGAATACAAAGAACTATGTAAGTGAAAAAACACCGGAATGGGTAAAGATACCAGCTGGTTATAAAATTGATGATAGGGATCCAAAGAAGAGAGACACAGAATCTGTTATGATTGAAGTTAGAGATGGACATTTTATAGCCTGTTATAAGGTAGATTGATTTTTAAAATAAGGGAATGATATGAAGAAATTAAAAAAATATAGTGAATTCACCGATAAAGAAAAGAAAAATATAGATTTTAACAGGGAAACTATTACAAATAAAGAGATATTTTTTTTAGTAATGAACCTTTATAAAAAAACAGTTCCCCTATTGTGCCTGCTTATAGCAGGAATTGTGGGTATGGCTGCATTATTTTATTTTTTTTACTAAAATACTAAGTAAAAACGCCTGTTAAAAAACTAAATAGTCTTTTTAACAGGCATTTTTTATAGTTTCTTTAAATTTGAAAGAAATCTATAATTTAACTGATAATAGATACCAATTTTTAATTGCAGAAAATATTAGGTTTAAATTAATTAAATTAGAGATAGCGCTTATATAGCTCTATTTCATTATACAAAGGAGGAAAATGAAGAAAATATTATTATTAACTATTATGGGATTAACCTTGCTTGCTTGTGGACAAGACAAGGAAAAAACAAAGGGAGAGGCAGCTGCTAGTACAGCTGTAGAAAAAAAAGTTGAAAATCCTGCTAAGGAAAGGGAAGGGACAGTTAGTATAGCGGTAAGTGGCAAATTTGATGGTAAGTTCAATCCAGGATTATCATCTACAACTTACGATAATACAGTAAATAGTTACATATTTGAAACATTACTGACTTATAATAATAGTTTTAAATTTAAACCTGGAGATCTAGTTGAAAGTTATGAATTTAAACCTGAAAAAAAACAATATATATTTCATCTGAAAAAAGGTATTAAATTTCAAGATGGTGTAGAGCTTACATCTGAAGATGTTAAATTTACCTATAGTTTATTTGCCAGACCTGAAGATATCGGAAGATCTTCATTTGTATCAGCTTCAATAAAAGGTTTTCAAGAAGTGGCAGATGGAAAAGCGAGATATATAAGTGGTATTGAGACACCGGATAAATATACAGTTATCTTTAATATGAAAAATTTAAATGCTAGATCACTAAATAATTTTGTAGCTGCAATTATGCCTAAACATTATTATGAATATAGTTCTCCAGAAGAATATAAAACTCAATATTTAACTAAGAATGAAAAACCAATAGGCTCTGGAGCTTATAAATTATCAGAGTATAAACCGGGGGAATACGTTATCTTAGAAAGATTTGGAGAATATCACAGTGGAACTTCAGATGTAAAGAAAATAATATTAAGATATACACCAATAGATTCTACATCCCCAGCTTTAGGAACAGGAAGCTTGGATATTGCTACTCTGCCAGGTAGAAAGAGCAGAGAAAAAGAATTAGCTTCTGTTAATGGTTTGGTTAATTTTCAAAATACACCTCCTGGCTCATATTCATATATTGGATTTAATTTGAAAAAAGATATTTTCAAAGATAAAGCCCTTAGAAAAGCCCTTGCATATGGTTTAAATAGAAAGCTTTATGCTGATAAGATATTAGAGGGATATGCTAAAGTTGTGAACCAACCACTAGTACCTCAGCATTGGGCTTATTCAAAGAATGTGAACCCTTATAATTATGATCCAGAAAAGGCTAAAAAAATATTGGAAGATGATGGATGGAAATTAGGTGAAGATGGATTTAGATATAAAAATGGTAAAAAATTAGCATTTTCATATAAATCAACAACTGGTTATGGTCAGAGTTCGGTAGGTAAAACGTGGCTTGCACTTATCAAGCAAAATTGGAATGAAATAGGTGTAGATGTAGATATGCAATTGATAGATTTTAATGCATTAATTAAAGATATTGACAGTGATAATCCTACATATGATACTATGTCATTATCTTGGACTACAATTGCAGATCCTGATCCAACTAATATGTTTACAACTGAAGGTTCTAATAACTTTATGGGATACTCCAATAAAAATGTAGATAGATTATCTAAATTAGGATTAACTAAATATACAATTGAAGAAAGAGCTCCAATCTACGATAAATTAATGCAGGAAATAAATGAAGATCTCCCGTATATATTCTTAGTTAGTGGGACTGGTGTCGTTGGAATTAATAAAAGGATAAGTGGATTAGATTATATGAATGATATGGGATTTGGAGATGCTGTTAAGAATAACAAAGTAAAAATTGAGAAGTAAAAACTTGAGATTATCTTAAAAATAATATTAGATAGAGGGGAGGAGTTTACAAGTCTTTCTTTCTATTTATATTTAGTTTTAGAACTCCTCTTTTTTCCTAAATATATACTTTCCTATCTTTATTATTTCTAGTATCAAAATATAATCTTTTTCACTACGAACTTCTCATATAAATAAAATTGTTTCAGCTGGTTTCTACCTAATCTATTTTTT includes these proteins:
- a CDS encoding ATP-binding cassette domain-containing protein → MNENLGLNLIEVQDLKKYYPIKKGVLRRTVDHVKAVDGVTFDIKKGETLGLVGESGCGKSTLGRTLMNLYEKSGGEVFYGGTNIHDADKKKMNELRKEMQIIFQDPYSSLNPRLTVEQTIGEAVRFHKMKKKDELYDHVRETASRCGVDPDHLTRYPHEFSGGQRQRIGIARALALNPKFIVCDESVSALDVSVQAKVINLLKDLQKEEELTYLFITHDLSVVKHISDRIAVMYFGRIVELAETNKLFESPVHFYTKKLLSAIPKSHPRKNTKNYVSEKTPEWVKIPAGYKIDDRDPKKRDTESVMIEVRDGHFIACYKVD
- a CDS encoding ABC transporter substrate-binding protein translates to MKKILLLTIMGLTLLACGQDKEKTKGEAAASTAVEKKVENPAKEREGTVSIAVSGKFDGKFNPGLSSTTYDNTVNSYIFETLLTYNNSFKFKPGDLVESYEFKPEKKQYIFHLKKGIKFQDGVELTSEDVKFTYSLFARPEDIGRSSFVSASIKGFQEVADGKARYISGIETPDKYTVIFNMKNLNARSLNNFVAAIMPKHYYEYSSPEEYKTQYLTKNEKPIGSGAYKLSEYKPGEYVILERFGEYHSGTSDVKKIILRYTPIDSTSPALGTGSLDIATLPGRKSREKELASVNGLVNFQNTPPGSYSYIGFNLKKDIFKDKALRKALAYGLNRKLYADKILEGYAKVVNQPLVPQHWAYSKNVNPYNYDPEKAKKILEDDGWKLGEDGFRYKNGKKLAFSYKSTTGYGQSSVGKTWLALIKQNWNEIGVDVDMQLIDFNALIKDIDSDNPTYDTMSLSWTTIADPDPTNMFTTEGSNNFMGYSNKNVDRLSKLGLTKYTIEERAPIYDKLMQEINEDLPYIFLVSGTGVVGINKRISGLDYMNDMGFGDAVKNNKVKIEK